From the Solea solea chromosome 7, fSolSol10.1, whole genome shotgun sequence genome, the window AGGTTTTCTTCCGGGCTTGGGGCATCACTGCTTCCCCCACCGGACTCTACAGggacacattgagacaaagatcCAGCAACATCAGGTACAATTTTCACACATAAATGAATTCAATACATGAACAAACATAATTATCTTCCAACACAGCGTCTCAGAGTCCTCAGACAAGGCTCAATAGTTTCAATGAGTATGAACTCACAaactcattttctttcaaaacaaTGTCACATATTGTTAGAGAGGAAATGGGATACTGACCTGAGGCGTTGATGGCATTCgcagctgaaaaacacaaagcaaaccATTAAAACGAGAGGGTTAACAGGTGGAATGTAATGGTGTAATGGCTTGTTTCCATGTCAATTCTCACCCCGAAGGTTCAGGTGATCCTGGTATAACCGGGTCACTCGCTCCATCAGCTCCCACTTCTCACAGCAGCCCTTGTAGTTCACAAAGTTCCTAGCAAGGATTTCCTTCAGCTGACGGACGCTGAGCGCCTCAATGTCGTCCATGCAGCTCAGGTCAGACAAAGATGCCCTGCGACCTGGTACAGAGAGCTCCTCACTGTCTGAGGCCTGAATTGGGGATACAACATAATCAGAGATCCAGGTCTGCTTTTGAGGACTTGCTTGAGGATTGCAGATGTATAAAGATACATTCATAATGACCACAAGACCATACTGTATAAGTCGTGTTAATCATGGGGTTGTGGTCTCTGGATTATTTGTATTTACTCACGCATCATCCTAGCATCATCCTAGCACTAACAGACTACTGACAACCAACGACAGCTATTGCACTGATAAGTGTCATACATATTTTCAGAGGTCACCTTGCTATTGCTATTGCTATTCCAACTAACTCAGTAACGTTCAGCCTCACCCTCTCCTTCGTCGCCTGATCTCACTCGCTAAAGGTGCACACAAACGGCAACGGCCCCATGTCTCTCAAATTCCATGTCCTCGCAAGCATTTGTGTCGCGTTCAGTGTGAATAGACCAGAATTCTGTTTTTACCTGGTCATCTTCCTGAGCATCCTGCTCACTAGCAAGGGTCTCTGAGGGAGTTGTCTCTGAGGGAGGGGGCAGGGAGTCAGGCTGTGTAGGtggagggtcagaggtcacattcAAGGTGGGTGTAGGTGGGTCAGGGTTCAAGGTGGAGATGTCCGGTTGATCAGTGGTCACTGTCGgaaggtcaggggtcagagtGTCCGGGGGGGATTCACTGGCTGGTGATGACTGCTGACTAATGACCAGCTCCACCAACTCCTCCTGAGGAACAAGAAACACAGGCAAGTACTGTCAGGTAAACCTGAGCATACGCTGTACATTTTAAGCCTGTTAATTTACCCAACTTTGAGTTGGCCTGACTCATTTTACTGAATTTCAGAATCACTGGGCATTCATTTTTGCGAAGTAAAGAGGGGGGAGCGAGGACCAGTCATCTGTTTGGCCACTGGATGGTCAGATGGAATTTCTGACATACATACAAATTTAGGTCAGCCACTACCAGCCTCTGACACAGCTGAAGCATAGTCATGACTTTTATCTCACTACAACTGCCAACAGAGCATCTGAAAATCATGGCGACAAAATGTAGAATGATAAGTCTGGAGGCCAGGATATtgtgtgtgggagagggagCGAGACATTGACATACAGAAGACTGAGCACCTCTTCTTTGAGGTTCCGGCACACTAAATAGCACACATAAACAAGGCAGCCCACTCCTGCCTTGTTAGACATTTCGCTTGTTTTCTGGGAGCTTTCAAAATGAATCTTTTAGGACAACTGTAAACAGCACAACAGTGATCACTCGGATTGTAGTTTGATGATGAGACTGTACAGTGGGAGCACATAATCTGTGAATTTTGGCTTTACATTAGAGATGATTTGAGCAAACAGATAAAAAGGACCTCACCTTCTCCCTGCACAGGTGGGTGGAGACCTCATGCAGATGCAAGTAGTCTCTTAGCTCCTTTACTTTGAGCTTCATGAGCTCTGCTCGCTCCAACAGGTTGCCATAGAAACGCTGGCAGGTGTGGCAGAGGCGGGGCCGGAGCTCGAGCTGGGCAGAGCAGCGACTGCAGAAGTTCTTCTtacaatccacacacacatgctgagagACAAAAAGGTGGGGAGTCAGATGTGATGTTTCAACGGGATGGTCTTCTCACTGATTCAAATAGCTTGAGTAAATGTTTCCTACCACTTTCATTTTGTTGAACTTACAATAAAGATTCATAGATGTgttttacaaatataaaatgctGTGATCCAGACAGATCAACTACAGCTGAGCTGACTGCCTCTCCACTGCACCTCAACCCTTGTTTAATGTGACATAAACTGTACAATGAAACTGTAACTATATGTAATGGTGTCATTTTCCATACATTGTGTTGTGATTGACAATATTCATAAattacagattttatttataatgcacTTTCCATTTGAAAGTAAATCTCCCCCATATACATGTATGAACTTAAAAAACCTGCAAATGAAAAGTTTTATGCAATTAATGTGATATAAACCTACATGCTTCTACATCAAAAACTGAGTTAAAACAGAATTCATCCCACAATtcacttaaagctgtagtgtgtaatatttaaatataaagaaatgtctgCAGCATTCAATTCCACTGGCAAAttaattcacacaatgctgattaagcccatcagctccacacaactctctccgTGTGACACTCAGTATAGTTACACTATATCAGTATGGTGTTAACTAAGGCCAAGCTGCACTCACTGCGCCCTCTGCAGGACAACACAGTGATTACTTCAGATGCTGTGTCGGGAGCAAAGAGCaagcgtatatatatatatatatatacacatatatatacacacatatataaacacacacacacatatacatatatacacatatatatattccgATGTTTGTGGTAAAAGACGCTTATGCACGTTTTACCTGTTAACCTGTTGTAAATGAGGGCCCAGCTGTCTGATGGCTTTGGAGAAACACAAAGGGAATTTCCTCCACCTTGATCATGTGACCAAAGTCAGaacaatgcatgtgtgtgtgcaacagacAACAGTATGTCTCCTAAAAGATTTATTGATAAAGATTGTAAACGCACTGCATAATGACTCTGGTCAGTAGCAGagagtgaactttgacccccGCAGACAGGTGGAGATCTGATGGTCAGTGGTTACCTTCTTGGCAGGTGTGTCGAGGCACCCCCCACACGTCTTACAGGAATGTTCAAGTGGAGAAGAGGGCTGCCTGTTGAAGGCAGAGTTGGTGTAGGATTGATTGCGCCGCCACTCACTTTCACCAGTCTGTTCAACATCAGCCGAGTCCATACACAGCCCATTACAACAGGAAGCCCACATACCTGCCCGTCACAGAAAAAGCATCCAAGCAGAGTGACACACTTGATAATCAGCAATTAATCtatatttttcttaaatgaagTATGTCACTTACAGACATACGTTTCAAGCTTCAGCACTCAAAATATGCAATTTCAGagttaaaatgtgctttttgttgttttgaatgtcTTTAATAAAATATTGTGTCACTGTATAAAAGACTGTAGACCTACGCATTTTAATGGTTAAAACTGGTATTTGTGTTCCTGTTATTATGTGAATGACGAAGCAGGAAGGGTGTTAATATCCATATGAGGACCAAACGGCAGATCCAACAAGTTTCACTTTCTTTCccatattttgacatttgaacGGAAAATTACCAGATTACATTACCTTGTTGGCATAACATATTTTAGCCATACACTTTTATGAACCGAGAGGTTCATAAAACAACAGGCCATAACAACCGGTTTGATGAATACCGTGGTGGAAGCGCCACAACTGTTGACTTAAGTCTACCTTAAATACAATTGTTACATTATGCACTATTATGTGTGAAGTGTTGACAGAATGGCAATGTGGTTAATGTGTTCTACGTAAGAAAGAATACGTTAACTTTCAGCAGTAGTGTCAGATTACCGCTGAACACAGTGACCTAAAATTCAGTAAAATGTTAATGGAGTTTGGTGTTCGAATTATCCTGGGCTGCTAACAGACGACAGGCTAAGCTAACATCAAACGTAAGTTTACAGAAACtaataaacacaaactcaaaaagtaaagaacAATAGCCAAAGTTCCGTCGGGTTGAACTAACTACATTAGAGGTTAACTGACGAGCCACCAACTCGATAAACAACACAACGAAGCGTCTTACCTGTGCTTACAGTGCTCCTCCGGCTAGCAGTCGGCTAACTCACCACTAAGGCGATGCTAGTCAAAACACACTAACTAGCGGGTTAAAGGTCCTGGCCGGTTAACCAGCATGTTAACCAGCATTTGCAAGCAGTTTTTTCTCAAATTGGAGAAACGTACAGACACTGGAGTCACAGTGAAGTTAAGATCGGTAGAGTGGTGAACCAGGAagtgttaaaacacaaacacacacacacacgcgcacgcacgcacaggtATGCGAAGCTATTGGACAATGaattggaacacacacacagataagggGTCCTCTTTACCCCATGGTCACAAAAAAgttggtcctgacaagttcagtGTCCTATGGAGATACATATAATTGTCTACACACGGTTATGTCTCCCTATACTGGTCATCCACAACGGAAagctccaaaataaaagctagTTTCACAACTTGAAGAGACTAAAACTACATCAGATCAGGACTGTGAAACCACGACAATTGCAGATGACACATATTCTACTCCAGTAGCAAAAGTTCTTAATAtatttttgttgaaatgttgtAATATTTTGAGTTACATTTCAAATTTCCACTGTAAGATTTAGTAGCACCTAGTGGTCAAACTGCACATAGCAGACATCTGATGCACATTTGCCTTACCACTCAATCGACAGTGGTTAGTGCTGTTGCCCTGCAGCAAAAAGATCCAGGTTTGAGACCCAGTCAAGTCAGTAAAATTGCatttttgcatggagtttgcatggttTTATCTCTACGTGCTggccctgcaaccctcatgttgagaataaagtggtagacgatggatggtaCCATTCAATATATCTAAGGAAACTACAGTGGGCTTTCAAGGGACTCAAGAACACGAAGGGCCCTCTCATGAGCCAGTCTGAGATTCTTCCATTCTACATACAGCTAAAGATAGAGGATACATTTGTGGTGGGGTAAGTACAAGGGGCCTCCTTTCATACATTCACAAATATTACTGTAGAAAAGTAACTAAAAtactaatattttatttatgtttgttagttttaatttttaaattgaaCCCAGAGTTTGAGAATAACTGTAGGTGAACAGAAAACACCTTCATATGTtgtcacataaaaataaattgactGGGCTAACAGAACAAGCttctttgtttgtattattagctgaagaaaaaaaccaaCCCTGAAACCCCCCtgcaattaaacacattttgtggACACTGGACGATCATACAGTTTTATTGCCATAAACATTGTTGGGGGGAAGTtaaaacagctgtttgtttttcttctatgGTACAATAAGAAAATGTTTCCGGGTGAGAATTCTGGTACATAAACATAATGTTTAACTGTTGTCATAGCGATGCAGACCCATAACACTGAAGCTTTAAATCGACTACAGACCCAGACATGATTCTGATTCACATTCAGACAGATCCCAGTGTCGGGCCACAGTCCCCCTATAGGTTAAAGATGAAAACTACAGGAAACTagaaccaaaaacaacaactttgtacaattattattttttgctttgaagttcattcaaacattttcatCACTTTAGCTGAATTTTCTCCACATAATCCACACTGAAGGAAAgagagcatgaaaaaaaaaatcaaaacttcttcttttctgttgtATCACCATCATCTGGCCGGGAGAGTGTCGGGTGTTTAAGTGTCTCAGTGCTGTGAAcaaagacagatggaggaagAAGAGCGGAGAGTTGGAAACAAAAAGGTGAAGAAATGGGAGCAAAAACCAATGGGacaaaagtaaattaaaaagattcaggaaatataaacatttttcatACCATTTTACTTTTCTACATTTTCCCTCATTTTCTATTCTGATGTTCCTTACCactaatataaatacatatatatatgtttatatatatatatacataaacatatatataaataaacacacatacatttatgtCAAACCTTTGCACTAATGAAAATGTGGAGAATTTAAGTTGAAGGACAAGTGAAAATGCAAGACCCTTTCTTTTCAGCAAACTGAACAGAAAAAGGATGAGGGGACAACATGGATCTGAAAGAAGACTATTGGGGAATAGAAGGACAAAACACTTGTACAGTTTCtccaaccacacttcaaatacCCCAATTTGTCActtgaaacaaaaaagtatttgaGGAATATAAGTCCAATAGTGGTTTTTATTCAGGAAAACTGTGGCAACATGGCTGTGAAGATAATTCACAACGCAGGGGGAAAATGTGACATCTATATTTATGTTTGTGGCTGTTATGTTCACGGATGACACACATTGTCAAGGAAACGGCTCAAATAAAAACGTGCCATTTCCTTTATTTCTTCCATGTCTCTTGACTTTCTCAGGGTGGACCAAAACAAAACTTCCTTCAGTGTGAACAGACTTTATCAGATTGGACAGGACAGTTTGGGCTCTATAACAACATGACAAACAACTGACATCCAATCACAGCCTTGTCTTAAAGACAGCCAATCAAAAGAGTGACAGCTATGGGACACAGTGCTTCATTCAGGGTGCGTCAGACTCCATCACAGTAGGTTTTTCTTTGCCgtcactttctttttcactgAGACATAATTTCCTGTTAGTTAGGAATTTAGTTTTGCCCTCAGCCCCTGAACTCGGCAATATAACCACAGTTCACCAAACGATGAAGAAGATCCAATAGACACTGAACGTAGCACTTAACAGTTCATGTCACCTGCTTTCACTGGCGCATTACTGGGATGTCATGATAAAGCTTCAGGCGCCAGCATCGCATTTTGAAAATATTGGGGGAGCAGTAGGGCAGTTTACCCTGAAATAGGTGAAACTCAGGctcaataaaaacatgactgaTGAGTCACCACGGCAACAagcacaaatgaacaaatattaATCAAGCTCAACCAATCAGGAGGGGGGCGTGGTTCAGCTAAATGcctacaaaatacaaaaaaaaaaatcattttacagcttctttCACCTTCGTTTTGCTGGAGGACATTTTTTGGGTGATCTTCCACCCAGAGGAGAAAGACggaagaagggagggaggggataTAGCTACTGGATGAAATGGGTGTGACATCACAGTAAGCGGCAATGAGGGGGCAGGGCTGAAGGTTGGACATGCATTCACAAGCTGCTTGTGTTTAcaggtttttgttatttatagtgTTTCGTCCTTATTCTGACTAAGAATAAATATTCTGCTCGAAATGAAATCAAACAGGAAGAAGAGCACTaagtgagggaggaagaggagggcggTGCCCATTCGCTTACCGTCTGTCTGACATGAAGGAATGCTAACTGCAGATATTAATCTCACCCTGTTtgcgtccccccccccccccccatcatcccCCTACGCCCGCCTTCCCTCCTGGCCCCTCCCCTTTCCCCCAGCCCATGCAGGCTTTAGTCTCTTATGGTTTGTCTCGAGATCACCTCCTCTCGTGGCTTGGCTCCACCGAAGATGGCAGAGTTCGGGTTGGCGACCTGGTTGAGCGGCTCAGAGACAGTACGGGGCTTCAGCTGCAGCCGAGGGCGCTGTGCGCGCTCCTCTGTGGTAAAGTCAACAAGAGATGTCAGGACTGAGGCAGCTTCAGGTTTGATGCAACAGCTGAAAATGTGATGCGTTACACCATACATAGAAggataaaaacaataaactatcaacaaataaataaaaattaaccaATGTCTGAGACtaatgacacaaacaacatcaaagggacagctcaggttggctgttagacagccttttccaactgaagagactgacatttttctctctgctgcttactctgccacaccaaagttcacagcacacagaagctgctgatcTACAGCTGCCTCTGTAAGGTGTTACTCTGTGACTCcagtgtttgaaatgctttgttcagatttacccaaGTAACACAAACCAAACGAGACAGCAGTAgatcagctgctcctgagtCCCGGCAAACTAGGTTGACAGCCATATTTTCAGTAAGAAGTAGCCTCAGAGTTCCTGGTGGAGAGGGCCAACACAGAACAGTTGGCACTCACACCGACATGTGCCAGGACCTCGTACAGCCACACTTCGAAATCCtggaactatccctttaacatgaATGACAGGAAGGCTAACAGGAAGTGATATCACCTTCAGAAGGTTCCCGGAAGTCAGTACTTCCTCCGCGTGGGGGTCCGTCTCTAAAGCGGCCCATtcctgctccacctcctcctcctggtgctgctgctgctccccctgctgctgctccccccCTTCTGTCACCAGGGCGACTGCCACCAACCCGACCACGCCCGTAGTCATCATCTCTAAAACCTGCAGGGACAGACAAGTGCACACAGAGGAAATAGGTGGGTGAGAAAACATGCCCTCAGTGTCCTGCAGCATCTGGATCCTGGGAGGTGACTCACAGCATGAGATGGTTGAGGTGAAAGTCATGAAGGGAAAAAGGGGGCATGGCAGAGCAGGCAGCTGCCTGTTACAgttgtgtgattttaaaaacaaacaagaagcaAGACACCTATAAAACAAATGAGCAAGGGTTTGTGTGTCATCTGTATTAAACAAGGTAAGATCAA encodes:
- the rffl gene encoding E3 ubiquitin-protein ligase rififylin: MWASCCNGLCMDSADVEQTGESEWRRNQSYTNSAFNRQPSSPLEHSCKTCGGCLDTPAKKHVCVDCKKNFCSRCSAQLELRPRLCHTCQRFYGNLLERAELMKLKVKELRDYLHLHEVSTHLCREKEELVELVISQQSSPASESPPDTLTPDLPTVTTDQPDISTLNPDPPTPTLNVTSDPPPTQPDSLPPPSETTPSETLASEQDAQEDDQASDSEELSVPGRRASLSDLSCMDDIEALSVRQLKEILARNFVNYKGCCEKWELMERVTRLYQDHLNLRAANAINASESGGGSSDAPSPEENLCKICMDSPIDCVLLECGHMITCTKCGKRMSECPICRQYVVRAVHVFRS